A stretch of the Arvicola amphibius chromosome 8, mArvAmp1.2, whole genome shotgun sequence genome encodes the following:
- the B3gnt7 gene encoding UDP-GlcNAc:betaGal beta-1,3-N-acetylglucosaminyltransferase 7, which produces MSMWRKTLYRSVCLALALLVAITVFQRSVTPGQFLEDPLPPTLEPPKTENGGNSISFWKSSKDTAAPSPVAPRGPQTWDVISSNCSANDNLTHQPWFQGLEPHFRQFLAYRHCRFFPMLLNHPEKCKGDVYLLVVIKSVITQHDRREVIRQTWGRETESVSPGRGAMRTLFLLGTASKQEERTHYQQLLAYEDRLYGDILQWDFLDSFFNLTLKEIHFLKWLDIYCPNVPFVFKGDDDVFVNPTNLLEFLSDRRPQENLFVGDVLKHARPIRRKENKYYIPTVMYSKATYPPYAGGGGFLMSGVLARHLHHACDTVELFPIDDVFLGMCLEVLGVQPIGHEGFKTFGISRVRSSRMNKEPCFYRAMIVVHKLLPPELLAMWDLVHSNLTCSLKFQVL; this is translated from the exons ATGTCTATGTG GAGGAAAACCCTCTACAGGAGTGTGTGCCTGGCTCTGGCCCTCCTTGTGGCTATCACCGTATTCCAGCGCAGTGTGACCCCTGGCCAATTTCTTGAGGATCCTCTACCGCCCACACTGGAGCCACCCAAAACTGAAAATGGGGGCAATTCCATCAGCTTCTGGAAGAGCTCAAAGGATACAGCGGCTCCCTCCCCCGTAGCCCCTCGGGGACCCCAAACCTGGGATGTGATTAGCTCTAACTGTTCTGCCAATGACAACCTGACCCATCAGCCCTGGTTCCAGGGTCTCGAGCCACATTTCCGGCAGTTTCTAGCCTATCGCCACTGCCGCTTTTTCCCCATGTTGCTGAACCACCCGGAGAAGTGCAAAGGGGACGTCTACCTGTTGGTGGTCATCAAGTCAGTCATCACACAGCACGACCGCCGGGAGGTCATCCGTCAAACCTGGGGCCGGGAGACAGAGTCAGTCAGTCCGGGCAGGGGTGCCATGCGTACCCTCTTCCTGCTGGGCACAGCATCCAAGCAAGAGGAGCGGACCCACTATCAGCAGCTGCTGGCCTATGAGGACCGTCTCTACGGCGACATTTTACAGTGGGACTTCCTTGACAGCTTCTTCAACCTGACCCTCAAGGAGATCCACTTCCTTAAGTGGCTTGACATTTATTGTCCCAATGTCCCCTTCGTCTTCAAAGGGGATGATGACGTCTTCGTCAACCCCACCAACCTGCTCGAGTTTCTGTCTGACCGCCGGCCCCAGGAAAACCTATTTGTAGGCGACGTCCTGAAGCACGCTCGGCCCATCCgcagaaaagagaacaaataCTACATCCCCACCGTCATGTACAGCAAGGCCACCTACCCGCCCTATGCTGGCGGAGGGGGTTTCCTCATGTCTGGCGTTCTGGCTCGGCATCTCCACCATGCCTGTGACACAGTGGAGCTCTTTCCGATTGATGATGTCTTCCTGGGCATGTGCCTGGAGGTGCTGGGGGTGCAGCCGATCGGCCACGAGGGCTTCAAGACCTTTGGCATCTCTCGGGTCCGAAGCAGCCGGATGAACAAGGAGCCCTGCTTCTACCGCGCCATGATTGTGGTCCACAAGCTGCTACCTCCCGAGCTGCTGGCCATGTGGGACCTGGTGCACAGCAACCTcacctgttccctcaagttccaGGTGCTCTGA